GTTTAACCCCTGGGCAGTCAGGTACGGCAAGTGGGGGGCGGCGCTGGTGGCTTTTGCCGGACCATTAACCAACCTGCTACTAGCCATATTTTTTGCGGCTTGGCTGGCATTTGTACCAATCGTCCAAGAACTCATACCCTTATTTATTATGATGATTTCAGTGAATGTCGCTTTCTTTGTGTTTAATATGATACCCATCCCGCCTCTAGACGGCTCTAGGATCCTATATGCGGTTGCACCCAGCGGGCTCAGAAGGGTAATGGATAGCCTGGAGCAGAGCGGGCTCATTATTATATTCTTACTACTGCTAGTGGCCAGCCCGGTTATTATGCCCTTAATTAGCGGCGTGGTAGGAGCGATTATGCAGATTTTAGTACCTGGCTTGACTGGTTTAACAGGTTAAACTGGGCTACAATAAATACAGCTTGTGCATCCTTGGCGGCGCTAAGTATTTTTTCTCAAGCTTTTTGAATGGGAGCTCAAGATTGTCTGACGGTGCGCCGTTATGACTGAGGGCACCCACCTGCGATATTGCGGGAAAAAGGCAAAGCGCTGCCATGATGCATGGGTTTAAGAGCAGCTTTGATCTCGACACGTATAAGTGAAACCAGTTTGGAGAACGGGGTGTGGCGCAGTTGGCAGCGCGTACGGCTGGGGGCCGTGAGGTCGCAGGTTCAAGTCCTGTCACCCCGACCAATTCGAAAGTCACACTTTGTTAGTTTACAATCTAGTATTAAATTAAAGTATAATATCCATATGCCCGCATTAATAAATTCGGTTGGTCCTCAGCCTGAACTAATTATTCATACAGACGGTGGCTCCAGGGGCAACCCAGGCCCATCAGCTATAGGTGTAGTGATTTTTACACCAGATAAAGAGCACCTCGAGTCATTTGGGGAGTACATTGGGACAACCACTAACAATCAGGCAGAATATAAGGCGGTAATTGCCGGCTTAAAGGCCGCGAACAAATATAATGCTCAAAAGATCACTTTTAATATTGACAGTGAGCTAGTGGTAAGGCAATTAAATGGCCGTTACAGGGTCAAGAATCCTGAGCTAAAGCCGTTATTTGAGCAAGTGCATAGTCTAATTAAGGGTGTGGATGTCTCATTCCACCATGTGACAAGAGAAAATAACCAGTTAGCTGACATTGAGGTTAATAAAGCGCTGGATCAAGCTAGATAGCTTGAAAAAACAGCTTTTTTCAGGTATATTTGTTTGGCTAGATTGCCAGATGGCCGCCCGTAAATTACGGGAGGAAAGTCCGGACAGCATAGAGCAATGACGGTTGCTAACGGCAACCGGGAGTAAGTTCGAGCATTATTTCTCTCGAGAAAATGATACTTGAGCCAAGCCTAGGGAAAGTGCCACAGAAACGATACCGCCCAGCTTGCTGGGTAAGGGTGAAAAGAGTGGGGCAAGAGCCCACAACTTCGGTTGGTGACAACCGAAGGAGGTAAACCCCGTCTGCTGCAAGGCTGCCAGCCATACGCGATTGCTCGTCGCGGCTGGCGTGAGTGCCGCTTGAGCCGATCAGCAATGCTCGGCCCAGATAGATGGTCATCCAACCCGGTCCGCCAGTTGGTGGAGCGGGGGACAGAATCCGGCTTATAAGCAATCTAGCCAGAAAGCCTCTAGGGGCTTTCTGTTTTTTGAATAGTTAAGCTAAAATAAACCATACCTATGCGTAAACGCAGTGAGCTATTTTTTAATCTCTTTCTTTTGCCCATCGACTTTGCTGCGATGCTGGCAGCCTTTGTCGTAGCCTATGCCATACGCGTAAAGATCGATGCCAGGCCTGTAGCTTACCCCCTGGGAATTGAATTCTTTCTGCAGATTTTTCTGCTGATAATACCAGTTATTATCCTCATATTCGCTCTAACCGGTCTTTACAACCTATCTAGTATTAGAGGCCGCTTGCAGGAAGCCGGTAAGATATTCGTAGCCGTTTCAGGGGGTCTGATGTTCATGATAATGGTGGATTTCTTTAGTATCTCGCCAATATTCCCCTCCAAGTCTATTCCGTTCTATGCTTATGGCATAAGTCTGGTTACAGTAACACTGGGCCGTCAAATTGTAAGGAGCCTGCAACGAGCGCTGTTCCGCCGCGGAATTGGTACTTACCGGGTAGTGGTTGTAGGCAGCGGCCCGATTGCTGCAAATGTAGTGAACGGGCTTAAAGACACCAGGACCTCCGGCTACCAAATAGTCGGAGCGATTGATAGCGCAAAAGGCTCCCAGAAGCGTATGGGCAAGATAAGAGTCGACCGTAATCTAACTAATCTTGTTAACCGCCTGGGTGGTGTGGAATTTGATGAAATAATTCAGGCTGACTCTTCTCTGGCCCAAGAAGAAATACTCGAGCTCGTAACATTTGCTAGCAATCACCACCTGACTTATAGGTTCGTCCCAAACCAGCTGGGGATTTATGCTACCCACTCGACTATCAGCACAATGGCTGGGATGCCAATGGTGGAAATCAAGCGTACTCCGCTCGATGGCTGGGGAAGGATTGTAAAAAGAGCTTTTGATTTAACTGCTTCAGGACTGGCTTTAATAATTTTGACCCCTCTTTTTACTGTAATTGGCCTTATTATTAAGCTAATTGATCCCGGGCCGGTGTTTTATAAGCACAAACGTCTGAGTCGGGAAGGCAAGTATATAAATGTATATAAATTCAGAACAATGAAAGCCAAATACTGCACAGGGCCTGGCTTTACCGGCAAGTCTGATGCCGAGGTTTTTGCTGATTTAGGTAAACCAGAGCTGACCCAGGAATTCGATAAACAGCAGAAGCTGAAAGATGATCCTCGTGTTAGCCCAGTTGGTAGATTCTTACGCCGAACCAGTTTGGATGAACTTGCACAGCTATTCAACGTTGTAAAAGGCGATTTAAGTTTGGTTGGCCCCCGCCCTATAGTTCAGGCCGAATTAGATAGATATGGCACGCAGCAGTCCAAGCTGCTGTCCCTGCGCCCTGGTGTTACCGGTTGGTGGCAGATCTCTGGACGAAGCGACATAGATTACGATGAACGGGTTAAGCTGGATATGTATTATGTCGAGAACTGGAGCTTCTGGCTGGATATAAAGATCATTTTAAGAACAGTTGTGGTCCTAATAGCAGGCCGAGGAGCTTATTGATGAGGCAGCTCAAAGTTGCGATAGTTCATGACTGGATGGTTTCGCCAGGAGGCGCCGAGAAGGTTGTGCTGGAGCTTCACAAAATATGGCCCAAGGCACCGATATATACTGCTGCTTATGAGCCGAGCAAGTTTCCCGAATTTGCGGATGCGGATGTGCGACCTACTTGGCTAAACCGCATAAAACTAGCAAAAACTAAACATCAACTATTCACAATCCCCAGAGCATGGGCTTTTAAAACACTTAATTTGTCGGATTATGATTTGGTAATCTCCTCGTCCAGTGCGGAATCTAAATATGTTAAAACTGGTCCCAGCACAGCCCATATTTGCTACTGCCATACGCCCGTACGCTACTATTGGAGCGATTACGACTGGTATCGCAAGCATCCGCCTTTCGGCAAGCTCAACCCTCTTGCTGGGCTGGTACTCCCGTTTCTAATTGGCACTTTGCGCAGAATGGACTACAAAGCGGCCCAAAAGGTCGATTATTATCTAGCAAATTCAGCAAATGTGCAGGCGCGTATTAAGCGCTACTATGGCCGCGACTCTGAGGTTGTATACCCCCCCATTGAAACTGGCAGTTTTACAAAACCACGCACCCCAAAGGACTACTACTTAATAGTGGGGCGGCAAGTGGCTTATAAGCGTCTGGATCTGGCCGTGGATGCCTTTAATAAACTGGGGTTGAAGCTGAAAGTTGCAGGATCGGGTGAGGAAATAAACCGGCAGAAAGCCCGATCCAAGCCCAATATTGAGTATCTCGGTTTTGTTAGCGGAGATGAACTGGCCGATCTTTACGCCGGGGCTAAGGGTTTTATTTTCCCGCCCGAAGAAGACTTTGGTATAGCACCGGTTGAGGCAATGTCGGCCGGCTGCCCCGTAATTGCCTATGCTAAGGGCGGTGCACTGGAGTATGTTATTGAAGGGGAGACAGGGGTTTTATTTAAAAAACAGACCCCGCAGGACCTGATTGATGCAGTTAAGCGCTTGCAAGGCATTAAGTTTGACGAGAAGAAGATCAGGCGTCATGCCAAACAGTTCGATAGAAAAGTATTTATAAAAAAAATAAGAGACTTTGTTTCTAAAGTCTCAGTTTCTGTTAGCTAACTATTTAGCTTGGTGCTTAGTAACGTGTTCCACAACAGCCTTAAAAGCGGCTGGCTGGCTAACAGCTAGTTCGCTTAGGATTTTACGGTCCAGTGTTACACCGGATTTCTTCATTAGACCCATGAACTTGCTATAAGTTATTCCTGTTTCACGTAGCCCGGCATTGATACGCACAATCCAGAGTGAGCGGAAGTCGCGTTTTTTAGTCCGTCGGTCGCGGTAGGCGTAAGAAAGCGCCTTCAGCACTGCCTCACGGGCTTTTTTAATACTGGCACGCCGCATATGGCTCATACCTTTGGTTTGAGCCCGCAGTTTCTTATGTTTTTTGTGGGAGGCTACGCCCCGTTTAACTCTCATAAATTACTTATACTTTCCTAGCATCTTTTTAATATTGGCAGCATCGCCCTGAGAAACTTCGAACTCTTTAACGTATGTACGCTTAGTCTTGGTTTGCTTATGACCAAGGAGGTGACTACGATATGCCTTCCGGCGCAGCATCTTGCCGCCAGCCGAAAGTTTAATCCGCTTAGCCATTCCTTTATGAGTTTTGAGTTTTGGCATCTTTCTTACTTCCAATTACTGTGCTTATTTCCCGGCCCGATAGGGGGTTGGTCTGTTCGACCTCAGCTATATCGGATAGAGCTTCAATGACCCGGCTGATAATAGCCAGGCCGAGGTCAGGATGGGTAATTTCCCGTCCGCGGAATAATACGCTAATTTTAACTTTATGACCAGACTCTAAAAATTTACGGGCTCGGTCAAGCTTAACATTAAAGTCATGATCACCGATTTTTAATCCAAACCGCACCTGTTTAATCTCTACCTGTTTTTGATTCTTACGGCTTTTTTGGATCTGCTTAGTCTGTTCATAGCGGTATTTGCCCCAATCCAGAATTTTAACCACTGGGGGTTTGGCATTGGGTGCGATTTCAACTAGGTCATACCCAGCTGCTTCCGCGCGCTCCAGGGCTTCTTGCAAACTGACAACACCAGCCTGATTACCTTCGAGATCGACTAATCTGACCTCAGGGGCAGTGATCTCTCGGTTGAGGCGGGTTTTGTGAGCTATTACAGGTCTCCTTAAGCTAACCCGAGTCTAACAGATGAGCCTCTTCTGGTCAATAAGTTACAAAAAGGCTTAATTTTTGAAGTTTCCGGACTGTTTTTCGGTAATAAACCGTATGCGTCTGTCGGTCAGGCGAATTACAATCGGAGTTTTACCGGCCAGATTGCCGTCTATCATTACTTGTGTTTCGGGGTTAATTTCGATGACAGCCCGATCGGCTTTGACTCTGGTGCTAATATTCTCCAATCTACCAGGAGTTTTCTTCAGCAGCTGCCAGGCATAATTTGTGAGATCCCAGCGCGAAGGTTTTTCGGTTAGGCTAATGATTAGTTTATTGTCGGCCAGAGGGTTGTCGAACTTTTGATTGGCAACGGTCAGGCTGAAGAGGGGGGATGTAAGTTCATATTTACTATCAACCGTAATCTTGCACTTTAGTGGCTTAAAATTTTTGGCTTGGTCGAAACTGGTCTTAAACTGTTTAATCTTGTCTTTCAAACCTTCCTTGGAGCCATTTTCCGCCCGATCTTCCAGCTGGGTTTCAAAGCCCAGCACCAAGGTCGATAAAAAGAATTTTTGTCCGGCGGCAATTAGTCCGTAGCTTGTAATTCGGCGGGCGGCCAGCACCTCACAGGCCTGTTGCCAATCATGGATACCCAAATGACCCGCCAGCAGGTTAGAACTACCGGTTGGAATAATGCCTATGGCAGTATTATTCTCTCGGCTTATACCATTAATAACTTCATTCACCGTATCATCTCCGCCGACAGCCACAATGGTATTCATTCCCTTTTTTACAGCCAGCTCCGCTATTTTGGCGGCATCGCCAGGGCCGGTAGTCTTAGCAAACTCTCCACTAATACCCAGCTCTGTTAGCCTGCTTCTTAGCTTGTCCTGAATGTTATTAATCGCCCCTTTACCAGCGGCTGGATTGATGATGTAGTAGTACATTAGTCTTCAGCAGGCTCTTTGTTTGTGGCTTCTGTCTGTGTTTGAGCTGGCTTCATTTTGCTATTACCGATAAATATACCACCGCGCTCTATGCTTAAGAGAGAGGCGGTAATGTCACCGGCTACTTGCCCAGTGGCTGTAATAGTAGCTCCTTCGGTAGCCTGAATGTCTCCCTTTTGCTGCCCGGCTATTGTGATGTTTTGCCCAGCAACATCACCTGCTATTTGAGCATTGACTCCAATTGTCACATCGCGGGCCGATTTTACATTGCCTTCCAGGTGGCCGTCTATTAAAATATCACCCTCACTGGCTAAATTACCTTTGAGCCGAACATTAGCGCCGATAATAGTATCTGTTTCGGTAACTCCTAATAAATCATGTTTTTTTGGCATCTGATTTCTCCTTACTGTGCGGCTTTCTTTTTGAGGCCTGTTTAAGTGCTTTTAATTCTTCCTCGGCGAGGGCATGCTTACTTTTACCGTAATCAATTGGTTTTACATATACCCGTGTACCGGTTCGGCTGTGGATGCTAGTTATGACATAGCCGGAATCATGTGCATCCAGGACCGCCAGCACAAAGCTTTGATCCCCACCGGTATCACCAAATGGATTGAACCTCACAATCGAAATTTTTTGCGATGACAGGCTTTGGGATTCGGCTAATTGGCGGTAGAGAGTGTCGAGTTTTTTCAGGTGGGATTCGGTTGAATTAACCGATTGAAAATATTTGGCCAATGTCTTTTCCAGCTCACCGCCCTCGGTTGTAAATGCAGCATTAAATCGCTGGCGCAGCCTGATAGTTTGCCATACCGCGAAGGCTGCTGTAGCAATACTTGCACCGCTGATTAGCCAAATTGTATTAACGTTCTCCACGCCAAACAGTATAGTGTGTGGGGCAAACTCTCTGCAACTGCAGCCAGCCCCAGTTGTGTTAAAATTAGTCTATTATGGCTAGAAAAACCAAGCGCAAAAAAAGTAAAAAACAGAAGCGCCAGGAACTTAGTACAGTTGTACCGCCGGCTATGCCAGCCGTGCAAGCCAGCGAGGAGCCGCCGCAATCGCTTGAACTTCCCACAGACCACAAGCTAAGTTATGTGAAGACCGACATTAAAAGGATAGTGTGGTTACTGGCCACCGCTATCATTCTGCAAATAACTATTTGGTACGCCTTTCAACTACAGTAGTCAGAGTTTTGGCCGATACTGCAAAGCTTCAGCCAGGTGGCAGGTTTGTATATTCTGGCTTCCTGACAGATCGGCTATGGTTCGGGCTACCCTTAAAACTCTCATATACGACCTAGCTGATAAATTCAGACTGGAGAGCGCTTGGCGTTCCAGGCGGCGGCCTTCTTCATCCAGTTGGCAGTGGGTCTTAATTTGAGCATTATCCATACCTGCGTTGATGTTGGCAGATTTTAGGCGCTTGGCTTGAATGAGCCTGGCAGTATGTACTCGTTCGGCTACAGACTTGCTTGGTTCGGCGGTTGCTTTAGCAATCATACTTTCTTGTTCGACCGGCGCCACATCTACGAATAGATCGACCCTGTCTAGTAGCGGGCCGGAGACCTTCTTGCTGTATCGTGCTACTTGTGCCGGGCTACAGACACATTCCCGCTTAGCATCGCCAGCATAGCCGCAGGGGCAGGGGTTCTGGGTGGCTACCAACATAAATCGGGCCGGATAGGTGATAGAACCAGAAGCTCTAGCAATACTTACCACACCGTCTTCTAAGGGCTGGCGCAGCACCTCCAGTACATGGCGGGGGAATTCCGGCAGCTCGTCGAGGAAGAGTACTCCCCGGTGGCTCAGACTGATCTCGCCTGGCTTAGGCCAAGTGCCGCCGCCAATCAGAGCTACATCGCTGGCCGTGTGGTGAGGGTTTCGGAAAGGCCTTTGATAGCCCGCCTCAGCCGACAGACCGGCTAGGCTATATAACTCAGCGATTTCGATTGTTTCTTCTAAGCTTGGTGCAGGTAGGAGCCCGGCCAAGGCTCTGGCTAGCAAGGTCTTGCCGGTGCCGGGAGGGCCGGAGAGCAGAATATTATGGCCGCCCGCCGCCGCTACTTCAATAGCTCGCTTGGCTTGGTTCTGGCCGTAAATATCTTGCATATCGACAGCCGGTTTAGCCTGAGCTTTAACCTTCCTAGCAGAGCCGGAATAGGGCTTTACTGCCTCTTCTTTCGCCAAGTGCCGGTACAGCTGCCGCAAGGACTTAAGGGGGTAGAGGGTTAACCCTTCCACTAAAGAAGCCTCCTGAATGTTAGCTTCGGGTACGAATATCTCAGATATACCGCTGATTTTGGCTAGCCGTACTGCCGAGAGTACGCCCTTGGTGGAGCGCACCGAACCATCCAGTGCCAGCTCTCCTGTAAAGAGATAATCGTTTGGGTCTATACTGAGCTGTTCGCTGGCTGTGAGTATAGCAACAGCAATACTCAGGTCATAAGCCGTGCCGTCTTTAGGCAGGTCGGCCGGAGCAAGATTAAGGGTAATGCGCTTGGGGGGCAGAAATAGGCCACTGTTCTTAATAGCGCTGCGTACGCGATCTTTGGCTTCGGCTACGGCTTTATCTCCTAGACCTACTACCGTAAAGGAGGGGAGGCCGCTGGCCAGATCGCACTCCACATCGATGAGTTGTCCTTTTACACCTATACAGGTTGGGGCGAGCACTTTAGCTGGCATTTTATTTCTCCGCCGCCCGTTAATTAGTAATAAAACGATGTTAGCGAACAAAAAGCGAACTGTCAAATGTCTTATGTTGTCAATGCTTATTTACAAATGCTACAAATCAGCGTACAATCTATAAGCTATGAATGAAGAACTGGTAAAACAAGTAGAAGATCTCGGCCTGAGCAACAAGGAAGCCCGGGTTTATCTAGCCAACCTAATGCTTGGCCCTTCTGGCGTGCAGCAGATAGCAGAAGCCGCAGGTATAAAGCGGGTTACTACCTACGTTATACTCGAATCTTTAGTCGGCCTGGGGCTGGTCAGCCAGACTACCCATGCCAAAAAAACTTTATTTAATGCGGAAGACCCTCAACATCTCAGCCGTCTACTGGAGAAGAGGGAGGAAGCGCTTAAGGAGCAGAAGCAGAACCTTAGCGAATTGCTGCCAGATATAAAGAAGCTTAAATCGCTTTCTAAAGATGTTCCAGCAGTAAAATTTTATGAAGGTGCAGAGAGTATGATGACTATTTATAAGTCTTTGCCTCTCGTTTTTAAAAAATACAATGTTAAGGAAAGTTTCGGTATCAGCAATTTGGATCAACTATATGCTTCCTTTCCTGAGATAAAAGATGCCCAGGCTAACCCCTCTCGTGTTGATGCCAAAGTAAAGAGCAGATTTATTTACACCACTAAAGAAGGACCAATTATTAAAGAATCAGATTCGGTCGCAATACGCGAATCAAGGTTTGTGCCTTTAGATAAATTCCCCTTCAATTGTGACATTGGTATAGTGGGGGATTTTATCTCGGTCATGTCACTTGAAACACCACGGCCAATGGGAATTACTATTGAAAGCGCAGCTCTGGCTAAGGGGTTCAAGGCTGTGTTTGAGCTGGCCTGGGAAGGCGCTGAAAAGTATGATAAAGAAAATAAGAGTAAGTAAGTTAAAACTTGTAGTTGACTTTAAGCCGTAATAGGAGTACAATCGGTTTTGTCTCTTTGGCATCGGCCTATGGTTTATGCCAAAAGAAGTGCAGTACAAAAAGCTTCTTCGCCCCGTCGAAGAAGCCGACCAGGCAAGGAGAGTGGGATGCCATGTTCGGTCTGTAGATCGACACGCACATGGCGCCCCCGCTGAAAGCGGTTTCTTCACGGCTACCTAGCTGTAGTTCCGCTTCGGCGGGGCGTCAAAGACTTCTTCTGCCTATGCTGTCGCTTAGGAGTGACGCCCCGCGCGTCAGCTAAGGGAAGAAGACAGGGAATCCTGAGCATGGACTGCCGGGCCAAGGATTGGCTCGAGAGTCACCTCAGGAACCCATTGCACCGAGCGGCGCCGGGGATCGGTCCCAAGGACTTTGTCCAAAAGACCGTCCCCGGCCACGCTTCTCAACTTTGAGCTTTTAGCTCTCAGTAACCTCCAGTTCTGCTGGAGGTTTTTCAATATAAGCTCCTTGGACCGGTTTAGTCTATCGGCTCTGGATATATCAGGGTTTTTACTTTTTAGGCAGGCGCGCAGGTAGTCTAAACCGTCTTTTAGGCGGTTTTTTAGCGTTAATATGGCCCTTTAGTACCGTTTCATACAGTCTGGCCAGTTGCTTGGCTTGGCGCTCGGCAGAGTACTTAGCCGCAAGCTTAATGCTGGCTTCACCCATATCCTGGCGCAGCCGATCGTTCGTCAGCACCTGGCTGAGTCTTCGGGCAAAGCTGCGCGCGTTATTACGGGAGAATAGACCATTAACCTTATCTATAACTACATTAGTGATGTCGTGATCGATCATAACAATCGGCAATCCGGCCCAAGCCGCTTCCTGGATAACCAGGCCTTGGGTGTCGGTGGTGGAAGGGAAGGCAAAGACGGTGGCTACCTTATAGGCTGCCCCCAGCCGACTTCTTTCTATTCGGCCGGTAAATACGACGCGATCGGCTACACCCAGGTTCTTAGCCTGCCTCACCAGCTTGTCCTGCTTCTCGTGGCGGCCGATTAATACCAGCTTAGCCTTAGGGTGGCTGGGCGCAATTATAGCAAAGGCGGTAATTAACAGATCCACGCTTTTTTCATCTCCCAGCCGGCCGACGAAGAGGATTACCTGATCGCTCTCTTTTAACCCATATCTCTCACGGAACAGCTTAGCAGCCCTAGTGGTCGTAGTAATTTTGTCAACACCTGTCGGTAAAACCCTGATTAAAGACTTGGTTTTCCACGATCGCAGCTGCTGCTCGATTTTGATAGAGGGTACAATAACCCGATCACAATAGTTATGCAGCATAGTAATGCCTTTAACGATTATTTTCTGATTCCAGGCATCCACATTACGTTCCGGCTTTATGCTGCTTAGAGCAAATCGTAGGTCGTCCATTTTGCCCCCGGTAATTAAAGGGGAAAGCATAGAAAGGGCAATCGCGCCAGGCAAGACCTGGGGGTAGTAAGTAACGTACTCATATAAGTCTGAGTGATAGGTGGTAACAAGGGGTTTGCGGTTGTGTATGGCGTAGTAGGCTCCTAGTAGGCCGATTTGGCCAGGGGTATGGTAATGCACGATGTCAGGGTTTATCTTTTTTATCTTCAGCAGAGCCTGCGGGGGGAAGAATATACTAGTCAGATAGTCATCGAATACCAGGCCCTTGACTGCCGGAAACCTAAGGATGTTAGGGGATTTCTCCTTATAACGAAGCCCAGGAGCCGGGGCGATCACGTGAACCTCGTGGCCCAGCTTTTCCAGCTCAACCCGAAAAGTCTCTATGGAGTAAGCTACTCCATCAGCTCTGGGCAGGTATGAATCTGTGAAAAAAGCTATTTTCATTTACTAGCTATTAGTTGTCGGTATAGTCTGCATAGTTGCTTGGCTCCGCTGGCATTATCGAACTTGGTGGCAATTGCGCGTGATAACTCAACTGCCTCCCTATAGTATACCTGGTTGTCGTGAAGGCGTTGCACTATATGCGCAAAGGTCTTGTCTGTGCCGCGAAGAATATCTTGGCCAAAGTTAGAATCGTAAGAGGGGATATCTCTAACGACAATAGGCAGGCCGGCGGCGGCGGCTTCTAGTACAGCTAATGGGTGTCCTTCCCGATTGGAGGGCATAATAAACACATCGGCAGCCCAGTAGTACTGCTTGACCTCGCTATGCTCAAGGGGGCCAATAGTACTCATATTTGCTGGCTGCTTGTGCGTAAGCTCTAGCATATCCTTATAACTGGCACTTAGGTGTTTGAACGGCGTACCGCCAATCCAAATGAATCTGAAGCCCGGAAACTGCTTTGCAAGACTCAAAAAGCTCTCATACCGCTTGGTGGGGTTAATCTGCCCGACAGACAGTACGATGAAGTCAGTGGATCCAAGCCCCAGCTTTTGCCGGGCCAGCCGCTTACCATCTTTCGCCGGTTTATATTGGGCTGTATCGACCGTATTGGGTATTACGGTAATCTTATCTGACTTTATTCCAAGCTTTCTAATCAAGCTTTGCTCTACTTCTTCCGATATCGCTATGATTTTGTCTGCGCGGTTGTAGAAAAATTTTAGGTACCAAGCCGCCAGACGATACCAGTACTTAGCTCCGGCTACCGTTCCCACGAAAGCGTCTGGCACAACGTGGGCCGTTACGACCTTTTTGTTGCCACCCAACACGAGCGCCACTAGGCCGTACGGGCCAGTAGTGTGCACGTGCGTAATGTCAGCGGATCCCAGTTGGTTAACTCTAACCAGGACATCATTACGCTCACCCAGGGCCAGTACATGCTCTCTAAAGGCTGTATCGACCCCATGCCCACCAATAGAAAAGGCCGATTCAGAAATAATATTTACTTTCAGTTTCATATAATAATCGCGGTTTTATAACAAGAAATTAGGCACTGGGCTATATTGTACTAAAAATTATAGTAATAAAACAAAAACCGGAGGCTAGCTGCCTCCGGTTGCAGTAGAACCGCACTAACTACATGCGGTCTTCTTGGCCAGGTTCGGTTTCCTCTCCCTCAGTACCAGAGTGATCTAATTGCTCCCCAAAAGTTGGGTGGTTTTTTGTTTCTTCTCCAGAAAACTCTTCTTGAAGAGCGTCATTTAGCTCCGGATCCGCGTTTTGCTGGG
This Candidatus Dormiibacterota bacterium DNA region includes the following protein-coding sequences:
- a CDS encoding glycosyltransferase, which codes for MKIAFFTDSYLPRADGVAYSIETFRVELEKLGHEVHVIAPAPGLRYKEKSPNILRFPAVKGLVFDDYLTSIFFPPQALLKIKKINPDIVHYHTPGQIGLLGAYYAIHNRKPLVTTYHSDLYEYVTYYPQVLPGAIALSMLSPLITGGKMDDLRFALSSIKPERNVDAWNQKIIVKGITMLHNYCDRVIVPSIKIEQQLRSWKTKSLIRVLPTGVDKITTTTRAAKLFRERYGLKESDQVILFVGRLGDEKSVDLLITAFAIIAPSHPKAKLVLIGRHEKQDKLVRQAKNLGVADRVVFTGRIERSRLGAAYKVATVFAFPSTTDTQGLVIQEAAWAGLPIVMIDHDITNVVIDKVNGLFSRNNARSFARRLSQVLTNDRLRQDMGEASIKLAAKYSAERQAKQLARLYETVLKGHINAKKPPKRRFRLPARLPKK
- a CDS encoding helix-turn-helix domain-containing protein, yielding MNEELVKQVEDLGLSNKEARVYLANLMLGPSGVQQIAEAAGIKRVTTYVILESLVGLGLVSQTTHAKKTLFNAEDPQHLSRLLEKREEALKEQKQNLSELLPDIKKLKSLSKDVPAVKFYEGAESMMTIYKSLPLVFKKYNVKESFGISNLDQLYASFPEIKDAQANPSRVDAKVKSRFIYTTKEGPIIKESDSVAIRESRFVPLDKFPFNCDIGIVGDFISVMSLETPRPMGITIESAALAKGFKAVFELAWEGAEKYDKENKSK
- a CDS encoding glycosyltransferase family 4 protein → MKLKVNIISESAFSIGGHGVDTAFREHVLALGERNDVLVRVNQLGSADITHVHTTGPYGLVALVLGGNKKVVTAHVVPDAFVGTVAGAKYWYRLAAWYLKFFYNRADKIIAISEEVEQSLIRKLGIKSDKITVIPNTVDTAQYKPAKDGKRLARQKLGLGSTDFIVLSVGQINPTKRYESFLSLAKQFPGFRFIWIGGTPFKHLSASYKDMLELTHKQPANMSTIGPLEHSEVKQYYWAADVFIMPSNREGHPLAVLEAAAAGLPIVVRDIPSYDSNFGQDILRGTDKTFAHIVQRLHDNQVYYREAVELSRAIATKFDNASGAKQLCRLYRQLIASK
- a CDS encoding YifB family Mg chelatase-like AAA ATPase → MPAKVLAPTCIGVKGQLIDVECDLASGLPSFTVVGLGDKAVAEAKDRVRSAIKNSGLFLPPKRITLNLAPADLPKDGTAYDLSIAVAILTASEQLSIDPNDYLFTGELALDGSVRSTKGVLSAVRLAKISGISEIFVPEANIQEASLVEGLTLYPLKSLRQLYRHLAKEEAVKPYSGSARKVKAQAKPAVDMQDIYGQNQAKRAIEVAAAGGHNILLSGPPGTGKTLLARALAGLLPAPSLEETIEIAELYSLAGLSAEAGYQRPFRNPHHTASDVALIGGGTWPKPGEISLSHRGVLFLDELPEFPRHVLEVLRQPLEDGVVSIARASGSITYPARFMLVATQNPCPCGYAGDAKRECVCSPAQVARYSKKVSGPLLDRVDLFVDVAPVEQESMIAKATAEPSKSVAERVHTARLIQAKRLKSANINAGMDNAQIKTHCQLDEEGRRLERQALSSLNLSARSYMRVLRVARTIADLSGSQNIQTCHLAEALQYRPKL